The Deltaproteobacteria bacterium DNA segment TTTTAAAACCTTTGCTTGAAAAAGCCCCTGAAATATGTTAAAAAGACTGCTTCGCTTTAGAGGAAGGGGAAAGTAAGGTAACTATATGCACTTATTAAAGATTTCGGATTTGAAGAAGACCCAGCTCGAGGCACTTATAGAGCGTTCCCTGGTGCTAAAGAGCATGAGGAAGAGGGGCGAGGAGCATACCCCTTTAAAGGGTAAGACCCTTGGTATGATATTCGAAAAGCCCTCTACCAGGACCAGAGTATCCTTTGAGGCTGCCATGTACCAGCTTGGCGGCAATGCCGTATTCCTTAGCCATGGAGATTCCCAGATAGGCAGGGGCGAGCCTGTTCGTGATACATCCAGGGTCATGAGCCGCTACGTAGACGGCGTTATGATGCGTACCTTTGCCCATTCCATAATTGATGAGTTTGCCAAGTACTCGAGCGTGCCGGTTATAAACGGCCTTACCGACAAGCACCACCCGTGCCAGGTGCTTGCCGATATCATGACGGTAATAGAGAAAAAGGGCGGATTCGAGGGGCTTAAGTTCGTATGGGTTGGCGACGGCAATAATATGGCCAACTCCTGGATAGAGGCAGCGGCAAAGCTATCTCTGGATCTTACGGTCGCGTGCCCCGCGGGATATGAGCCTGATAAGGAAATACTTAAAAAGGCAAAGGCCAAGAAGGACTCGAAGATAGAGGTTACCAATTCCTTTGAGGCAGCCATGAAGGACGCGGATGTCATAAACACGGACGTCTGGGCGAGCATGGGGCAGGAGACAGAGAAGGAAAAGCGGGCAAAGGCATTCGCCGGCTTCGAGGTGAACGAGGCGGCCATGAAGCTTTGTAAGGAGGACGCCGTTGTGCTGCATTGCCTTCCCGCGCACAGGGGCGAGGAAATATCCGATGGTGTTATCGAAGGGGCAAATTCGGTTGTGTGGGACCAGGCCGAGAACCGGTTGCATGTTCAGAAGGCCGTGCTCGAGTGGTTAATCGGCGGCATAGAGCCGTAGTTTTTTGTTTACTTACATTTGCCCCAGAGCAGCCGTTACCGCCGGGGATTAAAAAAACGAGAGAGGTAGAGATGAAGAAAGGCGTAAAACGCGTTGTGCTTGCCTATTCGGGCGGGCTGGATACGTCCGTAATAATCAAGTGGCTTATCGAGAATTACGGCTGCGAGGTAGTGGCCTTTGTCGCTGACATAGGGCAGGGAGCCGAGGTAAAGCCGCTTAGGAAGAAGGCCATAAAGACCGGGGCATCGAAGATTTTTATAAAAGACCTTCGCGAGGAGTTCGCCAGAGATTACGTGTTCCCGATGCTCCGCTCGGGCGCGTATTACGAGGGCGGGTATTTGATGGGCACCTCGATTGCGAGGCCGATAATCGCAAAGGCGCAGATGGATGTAGCCAGGGCAGTCGGAGCCGATGCCGTATCTCACGGCGCAACCGGAAAAGGCAACGACCAGGTAAGGTTCGAGCTTACCTGCTATGCCATAAACCCGCACATAAAGATAATCGCGCCGTGGAGAGAGTGGGACATGAAGGGCAGGACCGATTTGATAGACTATGCCGAGAAACACGGCATCCCGGTCACTGCCACGAAGAAAAAGCCCTTTAGCACAGATAGAAACCTCTATCACATAAGCTTCGAGGGCGGAATACTCGAAGACCTCACAAAGGAGCCTCCGTCAGATACGTTTGTAATGACAGTACCGCCTGAGAAGGCCCCGAATAAGCCGACTTACGTAAGTGTAGGATTCAAGGACGGAGTGCCGGTAACCGTTAACGGTAAGAAACTTTCTCCGGCTGTCCTTGTCGAGACGTTAAATAAGATTGGCGGCAAGAACGCAATCGGAAGAATAGATTGCGTTGAGAGCCGCTATGTCGGCATGAAGTCCAGAGGCATATACGAGACCCCGGGTGGCACTATACTGCATGCGGCAAGAAGGGCAGTTGAGTCCATAACCATGGACAGAGAGGTAATGCACCTTAGGGATTCTCTCGCAGTGCGTTATGCCGAACTCGTGTACTACGGGTACTGGTTCTCGCCCGAAAGGACTGCGCTACAAAAGCTCGTTGATGAGGCGTGTATGGGAGTTACCGGAGAGGCGAAACTGAAGCTCTATAAGGGTAATATCACCATAGCTTCGAGAAAGGCCGAGGGCTCGCTCTATCATCCGGACTTTGCTACCTTCGAAGAAGACACTGTTTACGACCAGAAGGACGCCGAGGGGTTCATAAAGATAAACGCTCTTAGGCTAAAGATTAAGGCAATGACCTCGAAAAGGAAGAAATGAGGCTTTTAAGGTTTCAAAAAGACGGCAGAGCCTGCTCGGGCATGGCCGAGGGCGATACGGTTTACGAATTAAAGGGCGGCGATGTGCTTGGCTGCGGCCAGGCGTATACTGAAATAAAGGCAGAGAAGGGCGAAAAGGCAGGAGAGCTTTCTTCGTTTAAGCTCCTTAGCCCCGTGCTTCCGTCCAAGATTGTTGCTATAGGGCTTAATTACAAGGCGCACGCTGCAGAGTTTAATAAGGAACTTCCATCCGAGCCCATGATGTTTCTAAAGCCGTCGACCTCTGTCATAGGCCCTGGGGATGCAATAGTCTATCCTTCGCACATGTCCAGACGCGTCGACTACGAGGCCGAGCTTGCAATTGTTGCCGGGAAGACGGCAAAGGACGTAGAAGCGGGCGATGCCAGGGACTATATCCTCGGCTATACCTGCATAAACGACGTTACTGCCAGGGATTTGCAGGGTAAAGACGTCCAGTACACGCGTGCCAAGGGGTTCGATACCTTCGCGCCAATAGGGCCGTGGATAGAGACAGAGCTTAAAGACCCGATGAACGTGCGCGTGGAGAGCTACTTAAACGGAGAGAAGCGGCAGGATTCCTCCACAAGCGACATGATTTTCAGCGTGTATGAGCTTTTCAGTTTCGTAAGCAAGGTAATGACGCTTTACCCGGGCGACGTCATAGCAACGGGCACGCCTTCGGGGGTCGGCAAGATGAAGCCCGGCAATACCATAGAGATACGGGTCGAGGGCATAGGCTCTCTTTTGAATACCGTAGTTGAAAGAACACAAAAATAAAAGAGCGGAGGTTTCAATATAAATCATGTCAGATGAGTACATCCAGCAACTCTTTGCCGAGCGCATAGGCGGCGAGAACTTCGGCAAAGATACAAAAATATACAAGTTCGAGAAGATAAAGCGGGCAAAGGCCGAGGCAAGAAAAAGTAATCCAACGAAGGAGCTTCTTGACTTTGGCGTTGGAGAGCCCGATGAAAGGGCGGCTGACGTCGTAGTCGAAGCCCTGAAGATAGAGTGCGGCAAGCCGGAGAACAGGGGATACTCAGATAACGGCATAGCGGAGCTTAAGGCTGCTGCTGCAAAGTACATGGACAAGGTCTACGGTGTTTCAGGCCTTGACCCGGAGACGGAAATCATACACTCCATAGGCTCGAAGCCGGCGCTTGCGATGCTTCCTGACTGCTTCATAAACAAAGGCGACGCGGTGCTTATGACAGTGCCCGGGTACCCGGTGCTTGCAACCCATGCCGAGTGGCACGGAGGAACTACCGTTAAGCTTCCTCTTAAGGAAGAAAACGGATTTCTCCCGGACCTGGACGCGATAAAGGAAAAGGATTTAAAAAAGGCGAAGATACTCTATATCAATTATCCCAACAACCCGACGGGCGCAACCGCTACCGTGGATTTCTATAAGAAGGTTGTGGAGTTCGCGAAGACGAATAACCTCGTTGTGGTGCAGGATGCCGCCTACGCCGCACTTAGCTACGAGAGCGGCAAGCCGCTAAGCTTCCTTACCGTGCCCGGGGCAAAGGATGTCGGCATAGAAATCCATTCCTTCTCAAAGGCCTATAACATGACGGGCTGGAGGCTTGCCTTCCTTGCCGGAAATAAGAAGGTCATAAGCGCATTCGCAAACGTCAAGGACAACTACGATTCAGGGCAGTTCATCGCGATACAGAAGGCGGGCGTGTACGCGCTCGAGCACCCGGACCTTACCGATAAGATAACAGCCAAGTACAAGAGGCGTCTTGCCCTTATGGTGGACGCGCTAAATGCCGTGGGTTTCAAGGCAAAGATGCCCGGAGGCTCGTTCTATCTTTATGTAAAGGCGCCAAAGGGCGCAAACGGGACTCAGTTTAAATCGGCTGAGGAAGTGTCCGAGTACTTCATAAAGAACGCGCACATCTCTACCGTGCCGTGGGACGACGTGGGCAGTTATCTTAGGTTCTCGGCCACGTTCGTTGCCAAGGATAAAGAAGACGAGACGCGCGTCATCGAGGAAATGGGTAAGCGCCTTGGCGCCCTTCATCTGGCGTTCTAAGCGTTAACGGAGATTATGTCCGGCTCGGTATACATCTCGATAGGCTCGAATACCGGAGACAAGGTTGCGAATATTCGCCGCGCCCTGGCCCTTTTGTCGGAGCGCCAGTTCGCAACAGTCGAGGCCGTATCTCCGTTTTATTCGACAAAGCCGTGGGGCAAGACAGACCAGGATTCTTTCGTGAATTGCGCTGCCAGGCTCGCTACCTTCCTTGCCCCGGAGAAGCTTCTTACGATGCTAAAGCTAATCGAGACGGAGATGGGCAGGACTCACACCGGCAAATGGGGCCCGCGTGTCATAGACCTGGATATAATATTCTACGGCCATGAAGTAATCAAGACCGAGGAG contains these protein-coding regions:
- the argF gene encoding ornithine carbamoyltransferase; the protein is MHLLKISDLKKTQLEALIERSLVLKSMRKRGEEHTPLKGKTLGMIFEKPSTRTRVSFEAAMYQLGGNAVFLSHGDSQIGRGEPVRDTSRVMSRYVDGVMMRTFAHSIIDEFAKYSSVPVINGLTDKHHPCQVLADIMTVIEKKGGFEGLKFVWVGDGNNMANSWIEAAAKLSLDLTVACPAGYEPDKEILKKAKAKKDSKIEVTNSFEAAMKDADVINTDVWASMGQETEKEKRAKAFAGFEVNEAAMKLCKEDAVVLHCLPAHRGEEISDGVIEGANSVVWDQAENRLHVQKAVLEWLIGGIEP
- a CDS encoding argininosuccinate synthase; this translates as MKKGVKRVVLAYSGGLDTSVIIKWLIENYGCEVVAFVADIGQGAEVKPLRKKAIKTGASKIFIKDLREEFARDYVFPMLRSGAYYEGGYLMGTSIARPIIAKAQMDVARAVGADAVSHGATGKGNDQVRFELTCYAINPHIKIIAPWREWDMKGRTDLIDYAEKHGIPVTATKKKPFSTDRNLYHISFEGGILEDLTKEPPSDTFVMTVPPEKAPNKPTYVSVGFKDGVPVTVNGKKLSPAVLVETLNKIGGKNAIGRIDCVESRYVGMKSRGIYETPGGTILHAARRAVESITMDREVMHLRDSLAVRYAELVYYGYWFSPERTALQKLVDEACMGVTGEAKLKLYKGNITIASRKAEGSLYHPDFATFEEDTVYDQKDAEGFIKINALRLKIKAMTSKRKK
- a CDS encoding fumarylacetoacetate hydrolase family protein, whose translation is MRLLRFQKDGRACSGMAEGDTVYELKGGDVLGCGQAYTEIKAEKGEKAGELSSFKLLSPVLPSKIVAIGLNYKAHAAEFNKELPSEPMMFLKPSTSVIGPGDAIVYPSHMSRRVDYEAELAIVAGKTAKDVEAGDARDYILGYTCINDVTARDLQGKDVQYTRAKGFDTFAPIGPWIETELKDPMNVRVESYLNGEKRQDSSTSDMIFSVYELFSFVSKVMTLYPGDVIATGTPSGVGKMKPGNTIEIRVEGIGSLLNTVVERTQK
- a CDS encoding LL-diaminopimelate aminotransferase — encoded protein: MSDEYIQQLFAERIGGENFGKDTKIYKFEKIKRAKAEARKSNPTKELLDFGVGEPDERAADVVVEALKIECGKPENRGYSDNGIAELKAAAAKYMDKVYGVSGLDPETEIIHSIGSKPALAMLPDCFINKGDAVLMTVPGYPVLATHAEWHGGTTVKLPLKEENGFLPDLDAIKEKDLKKAKILYINYPNNPTGATATVDFYKKVVEFAKTNNLVVVQDAAYAALSYESGKPLSFLTVPGAKDVGIEIHSFSKAYNMTGWRLAFLAGNKKVISAFANVKDNYDSGQFIAIQKAGVYALEHPDLTDKITAKYKRRLALMVDALNAVGFKAKMPGGSFYLYVKAPKGANGTQFKSAEEVSEYFIKNAHISTVPWDDVGSYLRFSATFVAKDKEDETRVIEEMGKRLGALHLAF
- the folK gene encoding 2-amino-4-hydroxy-6-hydroxymethyldihydropteridine diphosphokinase; translated protein: MSGSVYISIGSNTGDKVANIRRALALLSERQFATVEAVSPFYSTKPWGKTDQDSFVNCAARLATFLAPEKLLTMLKLIETEMGRTHTGKWGPRVIDLDIIFYGHEVIKTEELTIPHIHMHERPFVMIPLNDIAPEVEHPVFGVTVGELAAEFFPSEDVSKMEEKWEGS